One Hermetia illucens chromosome 4, iHerIll2.2.curated.20191125, whole genome shotgun sequence DNA segment encodes these proteins:
- the LOC119653785 gene encoding trypsin beta-like has product MSRLTIVSFIIISIGIVSAGVIPDGLYRMENRIIGGYETTVDHFPYQISIRFLGSHRCGASLIQPNFILTAAHCVYGATTLFLRFVAGSSFRNSGGESLYVGKVIIHEDYEPSTGTNDVAVVRMDGFYEYTNLIQPIALASKAQRFRIGTKAVVSGWGTEEEGASVIPVQLRYTYVYGFDFDECAEAYTEINPVVPGMICAFYPGGGKDACQGDSGGPMVVGDKQIGIVSWGQGCARAEYPGVYTDVAYYRDWIEKSLLL; this is encoded by the coding sequence ATGTCTCGATTAACAATTGTGTCCTTCATAATTATCTCGATTGGCATAGTATCAGCCGGTGTTATACCTGATGGATTATACCGGATGGAGAATCGCATCATCGGTGGATACGAGACAACTGTCGACCACTTCCCTTACCAGATATCAATCCGCTTTTTAGGATCCCATCGCTGTGGGGCATCTTTGATTCAGCCCAACTTCATATTAACGGCAGCGCACTGTGTTTACGGAGCAACAACCCTTTTCCTTCGATTTGTAGCAGGATCCAGCTTCCGTAATAGTGGTGGTGAATCATTGTACGTGGGAAAAGTTATCATTCACGAGGATTATGAACCATCAACAGGTACCAATGATGTTGCAGTTGTGAGAATGGATGGCTTCTATGAATATACGAACTTGATCCAGCCAATTGCCTTGGCCAGTAAAGCACAGCGATTCCGGATAGGAACAAAGGCTGTAGTTTCTGGATGGGGAACTGAAGAAGAAGGCGCATCAGTTATCCCGGTTCAGCTGAGATACACATATGTCTATGGTTTCGATTTCGACGAATGCGCTGAGGCGTATACAGAGATTAATCCAGTGGTACCTGGAATGATTTGTGCCTTTTATCCTGGTGGCGGAAAGGATGCATGTCAGGGAGATTCAGGAGGACCTATGGTGGTAGGCGATAAGCAAATTGGTATTGTATCATGGGGACAAGGCTGTGCAAGGGCTGAGTATCCAGGAGTTTATACAGATGTTGCATACTATAGAGACTGGATAGAAAAGTCACTTCTTTTGTAG